The Mucilaginibacter gracilis genomic interval TGGGCACCTTTGTATTTACCATAGCTATTTTTGTGGTGGTTATTGTGGTTTTTGATGTATCCGAAAAGCTGGATAACTTTTTAAAAGCCAACGTAACACTAAACCAAATCATATTTCAATATTACGCCGGCTCTATACCGTTTTATATTGATATGCTATCGCCGCTTATTAACTTTTTGGCGGTAATATTTTTTACGGCAAAAATGGCCAACCAAACCGAAATTGTTCCGATTTTAAGCGGAGGTGCCAGCTTTAACCGCTTTTTGCGCCCTTATTTTATATGTGCCTCTTTAATATTCACGGTATCGTTATTTGCCGATATTTATTTAATCCCGTTTACCAATCAGCTAAAAAACACTTTCGAAAACTCGTATGTGGTGCTCGAAGATCATACAAAAGTTGATGTGCATATACAATTAGATAAAAACACCTTTGTATACATGCAAACATTTAATGACGACATTAAAACGGGTTATATGTTTACGCTCGAAAAATTTAACGGTGATGTAATGAAACAAAAGCTTACCGCAAATAGTATTGGTTACGATACCGTAAAACACCGTTGGACCATGCATGGCGTTGATGTTAGATATGTTAATGGCTTACGCGAAAAGATGGTTCATAGCGAGACTAAAGACACTGTTTTGGAGATGGTACCGGCAGATTTTGTTTTGCATAACAACATTTACAACGCCATGTCTA includes:
- a CDS encoding LptF/LptG family permease, with amino-acid sequence MLNKYIKVFDWYIIKKYLGTFVFTIAIFVVVIVVFDVSEKLDNFLKANVTLNQIIFQYYAGSIPFYIDMLSPLINFLAVIFFTAKMANQTEIVPILSGGASFNRFLRPYFICASLIFTVSLFADIYLIPFTNQLKNTFENSYVVLEDHTKVDVHIQLDKNTFVYMQTFNDDIKTGYMFTLEKFNGDVMKQKLTANSIGYDTVKHRWTMHGVDVRYVNGLREKMVHSETKDTVLEMVPADFVLHNNIYNAMSMSELNKKIDNESMRGTGVLYDMLFEKYYRFVHPFAAFVLTLIGVSLSSRKVRGGVGLPLGIGFFLCFAYIVVDRFANVFSLKGGLHPIIAVCIPNLLFGLLGYYLLRKAPK